From a single Planctellipticum variicoloris genomic region:
- a CDS encoding ABC transporter permease, translating into MSTATEDLPRSADRNAPATVSDPHPADDHVTIIQSTSAWQFVNLRELYAYRDMLRFLTWRSIKARYAQSAVGLGWVVIQPLFTMLTFTLVFGTLARIDTGTVPYAWFSLVGLVPWGYFSSALAGGANSLVGNSNMLSKVYFPRLILPLSDVLSKLFDFAIAFSLMVVALMVAGYFPNAGVLMLPLLVLLMMTAALGLGLWLTTLAIQFRDVAHALGFIVQLLMYASPVIYPAGRVPESYTLPGGVVISPQWIYALNPMVGVIEGFRSALLGTGPMPFGWIALGTATATLTLLSGMVFFRSREKVFADVA; encoded by the coding sequence ATGTCGACTGCGACTGAAGACCTGCCCCGCTCCGCGGACCGGAACGCCCCTGCGACAGTGAGCGATCCGCACCCGGCGGATGATCACGTGACGATCATCCAGTCGACCAGCGCCTGGCAGTTCGTCAATCTCCGCGAGCTCTACGCCTATCGCGATATGCTCCGTTTCCTCACTTGGCGGAGCATCAAGGCCCGCTACGCCCAATCGGCGGTTGGACTGGGCTGGGTCGTCATTCAGCCGCTGTTTACGATGTTGACCTTTACTCTCGTATTCGGGACGCTCGCTCGGATCGACACCGGCACCGTCCCCTACGCCTGGTTCAGTCTCGTGGGGCTTGTTCCTTGGGGTTACTTTTCCAGCGCGTTGGCAGGAGGCGCCAACAGCCTCGTCGGCAATTCGAACATGCTCTCGAAAGTCTATTTTCCCAGACTGATTCTGCCGCTGTCGGACGTCCTCTCCAAGCTGTTTGACTTTGCCATCGCTTTTAGTCTGATGGTCGTCGCGCTTATGGTTGCGGGCTACTTTCCGAACGCTGGCGTCCTGATGCTGCCGTTGCTCGTCCTGCTAATGATGACGGCGGCCCTTGGACTCGGACTCTGGCTGACAACCCTTGCCATCCAGTTCCGCGACGTCGCCCACGCACTGGGCTTTATCGTGCAGCTCCTGATGTACGCCAGCCCGGTGATCTATCCTGCCGGCCGCGTGCCGGAAAGCTACACGTTGCCCGGCGGCGTGGTGATTTCGCCACAATGGATCTACGCCTTGAACCCGATGGTCGGCGTGATTGAAGGATTTCGCTCCGCCCTGCTGGGGACCGGCCCGATGCCCTTCGGCTGGATCGCCCTCGGCACGGCAACTGCAACGCTCACGCTGCTCTCCGGCATGGTCTTCTTCCGCAGCCGCGAAAAAGTCTTCGCCGACGTGGCGTGA
- a CDS encoding glycosyltransferase family 4 protein, with product MSPALEIVSGSSESVPAPSKDVVVLHTRVVTGTGGGPDKTILNSPRFLVGTGYEAHCAYLHPPADPDFEAIRNRAVAADAPLIGIPDRGLTDLSVVRSLLRVCRQLNVGIWHGHDYKTNALGLLLRRFHRMKLVTTVHGWVRHTKRTPLYYWIDRQSLRFYDRVIVVSQDLYDTSLKAGVRPDRCILIENAIDTEEFRRSRDRNSAKRELGFDPTRPLIGAVGRLSEEKGFDHLIRAVDQLHRQGLDVQLAIAGEGDQLQNLQSLIAQQSRPEYFRLLGFVADTKSFYQALDVFALSSLREGLPNVLLEAMAFEVPVVATAIAGIPRLIAHEQNGLLVPPADVPALATCLNRLLITPETAGQLALAARETILSRYDFRVRMQKVRMVYDGLFA from the coding sequence ATGAGCCCGGCGCTCGAAATCGTCAGCGGTTCGTCGGAGTCCGTACCGGCGCCGTCGAAGGATGTGGTCGTACTCCACACGCGTGTCGTGACGGGGACGGGGGGCGGCCCCGACAAGACGATTCTGAATTCCCCTCGCTTCCTGGTCGGCACCGGCTACGAAGCGCATTGCGCGTATCTCCACCCCCCAGCGGATCCCGATTTCGAGGCGATCCGCAATCGTGCCGTTGCGGCGGACGCCCCGCTGATCGGCATTCCGGACCGCGGTCTGACCGACCTGTCCGTGGTCCGGAGCCTGCTCCGTGTCTGTCGTCAATTGAACGTCGGCATCTGGCACGGGCATGACTACAAAACGAACGCGCTCGGGCTGCTGCTGCGACGCTTCCATCGGATGAAACTCGTCACCACGGTCCACGGCTGGGTCCGGCATACGAAGCGGACCCCGCTCTACTATTGGATCGACCGGCAGTCCCTCCGGTTCTACGACCGGGTCATCGTGGTCTCGCAGGACCTGTATGACACATCGCTGAAAGCCGGCGTCCGGCCGGACCGCTGCATCCTGATTGAAAACGCCATTGATACCGAAGAGTTTCGCCGGTCGCGCGACCGAAACTCCGCCAAACGCGAACTCGGCTTCGACCCCACCCGGCCCCTCATCGGCGCCGTCGGCCGACTCTCCGAGGAAAAGGGCTTCGATCACCTGATCCGGGCCGTCGACCAGCTTCACCGCCAGGGGCTGGACGTCCAACTCGCCATCGCCGGCGAGGGAGACCAACTGCAGAATCTGCAGAGCCTCATTGCACAACAGTCCCGCCCCGAATATTTCCGGTTGCTCGGTTTTGTGGCGGACACGAAATCGTTCTACCAGGCGCTCGACGTTTTCGCCCTCAGCAGCCTGCGGGAAGGTCTGCCGAACGTGCTGCTGGAAGCGATGGCGTTTGAGGTCCCTGTCGTCGCAACCGCCATCGCCGGTATTCCCCGCCTGATCGCCCACGAGCAGAACGGCCTGCTGGTCCCCCCTGCAGACGTCCCCGCCCTCGCAACCTGCCTGAACCGCCTGCTGATCACCCCCGAAACGGCCGGTCAGCTTGCTCTGGCGGCTCGCGAGACCATTCTGTCACGGTATGATTTTCGCGTGCGGATGCAGAAGGTCCGTATGGTGTATGATGGATTGTTTGCATAA